A genomic stretch from Edaphobacter aggregans includes:
- a CDS encoding DUF4932 domain-containing protein, which translates to MSSSSVPSVTDSKELTKTPHPRVTQPEAGGSAITLETSESLFDLAVALNVCGYDADLAASAPVRLKIREEINMALAGSAEARDSRDALCGYVRLHTLADSGLNLAQYISLSLYLNPPPELTPSVAETDLPPDATQIVNILPLLRTFSEDVHLHAIWVEHRPDYEDLTSRIHDPLTKMILNTNIYLRLPVSSYDGRRFLVLLEPMLAPSATNARIYATDYIVVASPAGEPVGAVHMDQIRHTYLHYLVEPFVYSRASAMERLQPLMKAVQDAPLDFTYKSDIVALITECLIKAIEAQTMDVGLTKPKHPDAVKQRADIERYNADMAEYDRQAELVRRKAVDLDVRQGWVLVDYFYGKLGQMEKESISLKEDIGEMVYGMDVDRERHSAQQVVFLPEGTHDFVHRAPRQLSGMDLAEKKLIGGDVEGAGELAKATLASPDGDHARAYYMQARIDLMQRQPAAAIDNFEQTLKTSKDPRTLAWSHIYLGRLYDVVPDRQKAVAEYRAALTVRDGQPDTKAAAEKGLKEPFAAPGMQQAAEPDDDAPIDPSGKAEKDSYRPPAPPK; encoded by the coding sequence TTGAGCAGCAGCAGCGTTCCGAGTGTAACTGATTCTAAAGAGCTTACCAAGACTCCCCACCCTCGTGTGACGCAGCCGGAAGCAGGCGGATCCGCTATCACGCTTGAAACAAGCGAGTCGCTGTTCGATCTTGCCGTGGCGCTTAACGTTTGTGGCTACGATGCCGATCTAGCCGCATCGGCACCTGTACGTCTTAAGATTCGCGAAGAGATCAACATGGCGTTGGCCGGTTCTGCTGAGGCTCGTGATAGCCGCGATGCGTTGTGCGGTTACGTCCGTCTGCATACACTTGCCGACAGCGGCCTCAACCTCGCGCAGTACATCTCGTTATCCCTCTATCTCAATCCTCCGCCTGAGCTGACTCCATCGGTCGCCGAAACAGATCTGCCTCCCGATGCCACCCAGATCGTCAATATTCTTCCACTTCTTCGAACCTTCAGCGAGGATGTCCATCTTCACGCAATCTGGGTAGAGCATCGCCCGGATTACGAAGATCTCACGAGCCGGATTCACGATCCGCTGACGAAGATGATTCTGAACACGAACATCTACCTTCGTTTGCCGGTCAGCAGCTACGACGGGCGTAGATTTCTGGTCCTGCTGGAGCCAATGCTTGCACCCTCAGCGACGAATGCACGCATCTATGCCACCGACTACATCGTAGTGGCTTCGCCAGCCGGAGAGCCGGTCGGCGCTGTCCACATGGATCAGATTCGTCACACCTATCTCCACTATCTCGTGGAGCCATTTGTGTACTCGCGCGCCTCGGCGATGGAGCGACTGCAGCCGTTGATGAAAGCCGTACAGGATGCGCCGCTCGACTTTACCTACAAGTCAGACATCGTCGCGCTAATCACGGAGTGCCTTATCAAGGCGATCGAAGCGCAAACGATGGACGTTGGGCTGACCAAACCCAAGCATCCCGATGCAGTGAAGCAGCGCGCCGATATCGAGCGCTATAACGCCGATATGGCGGAGTATGATCGCCAGGCTGAGCTTGTTCGCCGAAAGGCTGTTGACCTGGATGTGCGCCAGGGATGGGTATTGGTCGATTACTTCTATGGCAAGCTCGGACAGATGGAGAAAGAGTCCATCAGCCTGAAGGAAGACATCGGTGAGATGGTCTACGGCATGGATGTAGACCGCGAGCGGCATTCGGCGCAGCAGGTTGTCTTCCTGCCGGAAGGCACGCATGACTTTGTGCATCGTGCGCCGCGGCAGCTTAGCGGCATGGATCTGGCGGAGAAGAAGCTGATTGGTGGCGACGTCGAGGGTGCTGGCGAGTTGGCAAAGGCTACGCTAGCCAGTCCTGACGGCGATCACGCGCGCGCCTACTATATGCAGGCTCGGATCGATCTAATGCAGCGGCAACCGGCGGCAGCTATCGACAACTTCGAGCAGACGCTGAAGACTTCGAAGGATCCTCGTACTCTTGCCTGGTCGCATATTTACCTTGGGAGACTGTACGACGTCGTTCCCGATCGCCAGAAGGCGGTGGCAGAGTATAGGGCAGCGCTTACGGTCCGCGATGGTCAGCCCGATACGAAGGCGGCTGCGGAGAAGGGGCTGAAGGAACCGTTTGCCGCGCCCGGGATGCAGCAAGCTGCTGAACCGGATGATGATGCGCCGATCGATCCCAGCGGTAAGGCTGAGAAAGATTCCTATCGTCCGCCTGCGCCGCCCAAATAA
- a CDS encoding AsmA family protein yields MQDIDTTQAQGEGTRPRRRWLSGRLLFLYAVVLALLMVALLPPLINVNRFQRRIATSIGGSLGRPVHLDRVELSLLPLPGFTLENFVVSEDPAFGSEPIIRANSVRATLRLSSLWRKRVEFSKISFTEPSVNLVHLPNGKWNLESILAQASRIEAAPTAQVKAGATPRFPYIEATGARLNLKQGLEKTPLSLTDAEFALWLPNPQEWRLRLEGRPSRTDSDVTDTGVVRVEGTLGHAASLSEVPVNLEGEWRGAPLGEASRFLMGRDAGLRGDIVLTAKVQGTVGKSEIQARLRLNDARRADFVPARPLAVDMECLGTATSMFHAFENVRCSWPPNGTKTLALAGEIPDVRRLSSATVQIGTPGIPASTLVDWLHVASDRVPADVAVTGVLAGSVAYRPGSGWDGEIVLNEAGLTHGKAEALVVGDVAVHSAAPPVAVVRVHHRAVQAQVPAGGFVLAPTLLALGGKDPAVLEGRIDRTGYSLHLTGMATTARLLALGDAVPQFGDGLAEALPTNRAAGPFRVDMVANRTWGGEQVWADASAGTGHRRR; encoded by the coding sequence ATGCAGGACATTGATACAACCCAGGCGCAGGGTGAAGGCACGCGGCCACGGAGACGCTGGCTGTCAGGGCGGTTGCTGTTTTTGTATGCCGTTGTGCTTGCGTTGCTGATGGTGGCGTTGCTGCCGCCGTTGATCAATGTGAATCGGTTCCAGAGGCGGATTGCGACCAGTATTGGTGGGAGTCTGGGGCGTCCGGTTCATCTGGACCGGGTGGAGCTGAGTTTGCTGCCGCTGCCGGGCTTTACGCTCGAAAATTTTGTGGTGAGCGAGGATCCGGCGTTTGGATCGGAACCGATTATCCGCGCCAATTCGGTGCGGGCCACGCTGCGGTTGAGTTCGCTGTGGCGGAAGCGGGTGGAGTTCTCGAAGATCAGCTTTACGGAGCCCAGCGTGAACCTGGTGCACCTGCCGAATGGAAAGTGGAACCTTGAGAGCATCCTGGCGCAGGCTTCGCGGATTGAGGCGGCTCCGACGGCACAGGTGAAGGCGGGGGCTACGCCGAGGTTTCCTTATATCGAGGCGACCGGGGCGCGGCTGAATCTGAAACAGGGGCTGGAGAAGACGCCGCTGTCGCTGACGGACGCGGAGTTTGCTTTGTGGTTGCCGAATCCTCAGGAGTGGAGGCTAAGGCTAGAGGGTAGGCCGAGCCGGACGGACTCGGATGTGACGGATACCGGTGTGGTGCGGGTGGAGGGAACGCTGGGACATGCAGCGTCGCTGAGTGAGGTGCCGGTCAATCTTGAAGGGGAGTGGCGAGGGGCTCCGCTGGGAGAGGCCAGCCGGTTCCTGATGGGGAGAGACGCTGGGCTGCGGGGCGACATAGTGCTTACGGCGAAGGTTCAGGGCACGGTCGGCAAGAGCGAGATCCAGGCCAGGCTGCGGCTGAACGATGCGCGGCGGGCGGACTTTGTTCCGGCGCGTCCTCTGGCGGTGGATATGGAGTGCCTGGGGACGGCAACCAGTATGTTTCATGCGTTCGAGAACGTGCGGTGCAGTTGGCCGCCAAACGGGACGAAGACGCTGGCTTTGGCAGGGGAGATTCCGGATGTGCGGAGGCTGAGCTCGGCTACGGTGCAGATCGGGACACCGGGGATTCCGGCGAGTACGCTGGTGGATTGGCTGCATGTGGCGAGCGACCGGGTTCCGGCGGATGTTGCGGTTACGGGAGTGCTGGCAGGAAGTGTGGCGTATAGGCCGGGCTCTGGGTGGGACGGGGAGATCGTGCTGAATGAAGCAGGGTTGACGCATGGAAAGGCTGAGGCGCTGGTGGTGGGCGATGTGGCGGTGCACTCGGCGGCGCCGCCGGTTGCGGTTGTGCGGGTGCATCATCGGGCGGTGCAGGCTCAGGTGCCTGCGGGCGGGTTTGTGCTGGCTCCGACGTTGCTGGCGCTGGGTGGGAAGGATCCTGCCGTTCTGGAAGGACGGATCGATAGGACGGGCTATTCGCTGCACCTGACGGGGATGGCTACGACGGCGCGGCTGCTGGCGCTGGGGGATGCGGTTCCGCAGTTTGGGGATGGGCTGGCGGAGGCTTTGCCTACGAATCGGGCTGCGGGGCCTTTCCGCGTGGATATGGTGGCGAATCGGACCTGGGGTGGGGAGCAGGTTTGGGCGGATGCTTCGGCGGGGACGGGGCATCGGCGGCGGTAA
- the lepB gene encoding signal peptidase I gives MDTMEPAAKDVNTEVERIETPLESLASICSVLAIGLFVMTFIFQNFEIPSASMVKTLLIGDHVLVDRIALAPPTKWAPFTFYRDVRRGDVIVFLKPGEPDLFLVKRAIGLPGDRIHLRNGIVYLNGVAQDEPQAGKPMADGNLQHEYNPYRDDFPSIPPEGMDVTASWQYELPSHIENGDLVVPPGRIFAMGDNRTESLDSRYWGFVPRENIVGRPMFVYWSFETPADQINKQSIGERIAFMGHILIHIFDQTRWSRTLHVIR, from the coding sequence ATGGATACGATGGAGCCGGCAGCGAAGGATGTTAACACTGAGGTAGAGCGCATAGAGACGCCGCTGGAATCGCTGGCTTCGATCTGCAGCGTGCTGGCCATCGGATTGTTTGTGATGACCTTTATCTTCCAGAACTTCGAGATTCCTTCGGCCTCGATGGTGAAGACGCTGCTGATCGGCGACCACGTACTGGTAGATCGGATTGCGCTGGCTCCTCCGACGAAATGGGCTCCTTTTACTTTTTACCGGGATGTGCGCCGGGGCGACGTCATTGTGTTTCTGAAGCCGGGAGAGCCGGACCTGTTTCTGGTGAAGCGGGCGATTGGGCTTCCGGGAGACCGCATCCATCTGCGGAATGGGATTGTTTATCTGAACGGCGTTGCTCAGGATGAGCCTCAGGCAGGTAAGCCGATGGCCGATGGAAATCTGCAGCATGAGTACAACCCTTACCGGGACGATTTTCCGAGCATTCCGCCGGAGGGAATGGATGTAACGGCGAGCTGGCAGTATGAGCTGCCCAGCCACATCGAGAATGGTGATCTGGTCGTGCCGCCGGGCAGAATTTTTGCGATGGGCGACAACCGCACGGAGAGCCTGGACAGCCGTTACTGGGGCTTTGTTCCACGCGAAAATATCGTAGGGCGGCCGATGTTTGTGTACTGGTCGTTTGAGACGCCTGCGGACCAGATCAACAAACAGAGCATCGGAGAGCGGATTGCATTCATGGGGCATATCCTGATCCACATCTTCGATCAGACACGTTGGAGCCGTACGCTTCATGTGATTCGGTAG
- the lepB gene encoding signal peptidase I produces the protein MIEPAASTELAQGEPASQEVVEVTLLEVDVAVVQSQRPEAGVLHAIQSLIYLIVIAVFIITFCVQPFRIPSGSMEPTLLVGDFLLVDKQGIATGDAGLLPSTRIRRGEIIVFHYPVDPSIHLVKRVVGMPGDHLKLRNGRVYINDVLLPESYAVYRPSMPDGYRDNFPRLQNADPNIDSRWWIRMRGLIDDGELIIPADNYFVLGDNRNNSEDSRYWGFVPREAIVGQPLLVYFSVRLPGFDDSDVLPSEAKQRTGTILDSFSNFARWDRVFRVVR, from the coding sequence GTGATCGAGCCTGCTGCATCCACGGAACTGGCGCAAGGCGAGCCTGCTTCGCAGGAAGTGGTCGAGGTCACGCTCTTAGAAGTGGATGTTGCGGTGGTTCAATCTCAGAGGCCTGAGGCTGGGGTGCTGCATGCGATTCAGTCGCTGATCTACCTGATTGTCATTGCCGTCTTCATCATTACTTTCTGCGTGCAGCCGTTTCGGATTCCTTCGGGATCGATGGAGCCGACGTTGTTGGTAGGCGATTTTTTGCTAGTCGATAAGCAGGGAATCGCGACCGGTGATGCTGGTTTGCTGCCTTCGACACGTATTCGGAGGGGTGAGATTATTGTGTTTCACTATCCTGTCGATCCTTCGATTCACCTGGTGAAGCGGGTGGTCGGGATGCCGGGCGATCATCTGAAGCTGCGGAATGGCAGGGTTTATATCAATGATGTGCTGCTGCCTGAGAGCTATGCGGTGTATCGGCCGAGTATGCCGGACGGATATCGCGACAACTTTCCGCGCCTGCAGAACGCGGATCCGAACATCGACTCGCGATGGTGGATCCGGATGCGCGGGCTGATCGACGATGGAGAACTGATCATTCCTGCCGACAACTACTTTGTGCTGGGCGACAACCGCAATAACAGCGAGGACAGCCGTTATTGGGGTTTCGTGCCACGTGAGGCGATTGTTGGGCAGCCTCTTCTGGTCTATTTTTCGGTGCGGTTGCCCGGGTTTGATGATTCTGACGTGCTGCCTTCGGAGGCAAAACAACGTACCGGGACGATTCTGGATAGCTTTAGCAACTTTGCCAGGTGGGACAGAGTATTCCGGGTGGTTCGGTAG
- the rnc gene encoding ribonuclease III yields the protein MTTRRKKTARSKQSEEIPSLFEHRFERPELLTWALTHRSLAYESKPETQPSPDADNEQLEFVGDAVLGLAVAESLFRRFPGSREGELTRLRASLVSRRHLGSVGARIGLGAWLRLGRGEEQSGGRSKPALLANALEAVIAALYLDGGLEAARAFIEKQIIEPALPELQLAMQAGDTFSGAIGDHKSALQEHLQATGAGQPQYVLTAQSGPDHQKRFRVEVRVGDKEGGSRALAESEGSTKKQAQQEAARIAFERLIEEQRSGVIAQEEALAK from the coding sequence ATGACGACGCGCCGCAAGAAGACAGCACGATCCAAGCAGAGCGAGGAGATCCCGAGCTTGTTCGAACACCGGTTCGAACGGCCAGAGCTGCTTACCTGGGCGTTGACGCATCGTTCGCTCGCCTATGAGTCGAAGCCAGAGACGCAGCCGAGTCCTGATGCCGATAATGAGCAACTGGAGTTCGTCGGCGATGCGGTACTAGGGCTTGCTGTAGCAGAGTCGTTGTTTCGGCGATTTCCGGGCTCACGCGAGGGAGAACTGACGCGTCTGCGCGCTTCGCTGGTCAGTCGACGGCATCTGGGTAGCGTTGGAGCGCGAATTGGGCTTGGAGCTTGGCTGCGGCTCGGGCGAGGCGAGGAGCAGAGCGGCGGCCGCAGCAAACCGGCGCTGCTGGCCAATGCTTTGGAAGCCGTGATTGCCGCGCTCTATCTCGATGGTGGTCTCGAGGCCGCGCGCGCGTTTATTGAGAAGCAGATTATAGAGCCAGCCTTGCCAGAACTGCAGTTGGCGATGCAGGCTGGCGATACGTTCAGCGGCGCGATCGGCGACCACAAGTCCGCGCTGCAGGAGCATTTGCAGGCTACTGGAGCAGGGCAGCCTCAGTATGTTTTGACCGCGCAGAGCGGGCCTGACCACCAGAAGCGGTTTCGGGTGGAGGTGCGGGTTGGCGACAAAGAGGGCGGATCGAGAGCGTTGGCTGAGTCCGAGGGCTCGACGAAGAAGCAGGCCCAGCAGGAGGCGGCGCGGATCGCGTTCGAGCGGCTGATCGAAGAGCAGCGATCGGGCGTGATTGCTCAGGAGGAGGCGTTGGCGAAGTGA